A portion of the Bubalus kerabau isolate K-KA32 ecotype Philippines breed swamp buffalo chromosome 1, PCC_UOA_SB_1v2, whole genome shotgun sequence genome contains these proteins:
- the PNPLA5 gene encoding patatin-like phospholipase domain-containing protein 5 yields MSCFEKEGSWNLSFSGAGFLGLYHVGVIHCLRQRAPRLLRGASRFYGSSSGALIAVSVVSGLSVDLCCSRFLAMVKQVEQLSLGIFHPAFMPIKTIRQDLQDSLPTDIHILASQRLGISLTHWPDGKNFIVTDFATRDEVIEALVCTAYFPFYCGTIPPTFRGKRYIDGALSNSMPFADSPSTITVSPFHGTVDICPQSSSASIHEMNTFSANFQISTKNLFRGISCFIPSSPEVMADSCRQGYLDALRFLERRGLTKEPVLWSLVSKEPPAPADGTPDAAHDRGLSLNWAVPKELVKNVPDFEQLSPELEAALKKACMRDPSAWASFRCSGPGWALTYLLLPFEYVYFQSRRFVEWLPDMPADLWWMQGLLRSLALEVCSRTKDQLLSLLVTSPLQPKAAPPKDLAKEPRPAHQA; encoded by the exons ATGAGCTGCTTCGAGAAGGAGGGCAGCTGGAACCTGTCCTTCTCAGGGGCGGGTTTCCTGGGTCTCTACCACGTGGGGGTGATCCACTGCCTGAGGCAGCGCGCCCCGCGCCTCCTCCGCGGCGCCAGCCGCTTCTACGGCTCCTCGTCCGGGGCGCTCATCGCCGTCAGCGTCGTCAGCGGTCTGTCCGTTG ATTTGTGCTGCTCCCGCTTCCTGGCCATGGTCAAGCAAGTGGAGCAGCTGAGCCTGGGCATCTTCCACCCCGCCTTCATGCCCATCAAGACCATCAGGCAGGACCTGCAAGACTCGCTGCCCACAGACATTCACATCCTGGCCTCCCAGCGGCTGGGCATCTCGCTGACCCACTGGCCTGATGGCAAGAACTTCATTGTCACTGACTTCGCCACCCGCGATGAGGTCATTGAG GCCTTGGTCTGCACCGCGTACTTCCCTTTCTACTGTGGGACGATTCCTCCCACGTTCAGAGGGAAG CGCTACATTGACGGTGCTCTAAGCAACAGCATGCCCTTCGCGGACTCACCCTCCACCATCACCGTGTCGCCCTTCCACGGGACGGTGGACATCTGTCCCCAGAGCAGCTCGGCTAGCATACATGAGATGAACACCTTCAGTGCCAACTTCCAGATCTCCACCAAGAACCTCTTCCGGGGCATCAGCTGCTTCATCCCCTCCAGCCCCGAG GTAATGGCCGACAGCTGCAGACAAGGCTACCTGGATGCCCTGAGGTTCCTGGAGAGACGCG GACTCACCAAGGAGCCGGTGCTGTGGAGCTTGGTGTCTAaggagcccccagccccagctgatgGGACCCCAGACGCTGCCCATGACAGAGGCCTGTCGCTCAACTGGGCAGTGCCCAAAGAGCTGGTCAAGAATGTGCCCGACTTTGAGCAGCTCTCCCCAGAGCTGGAGGCTG CACTGAAGAAAGCCTGCATGCGGGACCCCAGTGCCTGGGCCTCTTttcgctgctcagggcctgggTGGGCACTGACGTACCTGCTGCTGCCCTTTGAGTACGTCTACTTCCAGAGCAGAAG ATTCGTGGAGTGGCTGCCGGATATGCCCGCCGACTTGTGGTGGATGCAAGGCTTGCTGAGGAGCTTGGCCCTTGAGGTCTGTTCCAGGACGAAGGACCAGCTCCTCAG CCTGCTTGTCACCAGCCCCCTCCAGCCTAAGGCTGCTCCTCCCAAGGACCTGGCCAAGGAGCCCAGACCCGCCCATCAGGCCTAA